The nucleotide sequence CGCGCCCGGCCCACTGACCATCACTACCTACTTCCGCCGCCGCGTGACCTCCGGTAGCTGCGGCCCCGAGTACACCGCCTCCGTGCTGATTACCGTGGCCCCGGTGCTGACCGCCGGCAGCGTTGGCGCCGACCAGACGCTGTGCCCCGGCGCCACGCCGGCCCCGCTGACCAGCGGCCAGCCAGCCACTGGCGGCCTTGGCGCGGTTGCTTATCAATGGGAAGTTTCGGCCGATAACGCCACCTGGACGGTCATTCCTGGCGCCACCAGCGCCACCTACGCGCCGGGTCCGCTCACGGCCACCACCTATTTCCGCCGCCAGGCCACGGCCGGGGCCTGCGGGCCGGTATCGTCGAACGTGGTAACGCTGACCGTGCTGCCGGCCCTCACGGCGGGCACCATTGCCGCCAACCAGACGGTATGCCCGGGCGCGGCCCCGGCCCCGCTTTCCAGTGCGACCAATGCTATCGGCGGCACGGGCACGTTTACCTATCAGTGGGAAACCTCGCCGGATAACGCCACTTGGACGGCCATCGGCGGGGCCACCGGACCTACCTTATCCCCCGGCCCGCTGACGGCTACCACCTACTTCCGCCGCCGCGTCAGCTCCGGCAGCTGCGGCCCGGAATTCTCCAACGTGGTAACCCTGAACGTGCTGCCCGCCGTCACGGCCGGCACCATTGCCGCCGACCAGGACATTTGCGCCGGCACGGCACCCAGCCCCCTGAGCGGCGGCAGCGCCACCGGTGGCACGGGCTCCTATATATACCAGTGGGAAGCCTCGCCGGACAACGCCACCTGGGCGGCCATCGGCGGGGCTACCGGCGCCACCTACGCGCCAGGCCCGCTCACGACCACCACCTACTTCCGCCGCCGCGTTACTTCGGGCACCTGCGCCACGGAGGTTTCCAACGTGGTAACGGTGCGGGTGCAGCCCCGCGTGACGCCTACCGTTACGCTGGCGGCGCCGCCCGTGGAGTGCCCCGGCACTCCGCTCACCTTCACGGCCGTAGCCACCAACGCGGGACCCACGCCCACCTACCAGTGGTTCGTCAACAACGTGGCCGTGGCCAGCGGGCCCACTTTCACCAGCAGCACCCTCGTCACCGGCGACCTGGTGCGGGTGGAAGTAACGCCTTCGGCGGGCCTGTGCAGCACGGGCCCGGCCGTGGCCTCGGTCACCGTTACGCGCACTCCTACGCCTGCGCCTACTCTCACCATTGCAGTGCAGCCGGGCGGACCGGTGTGCTTGGGCGCCCCGCTCACGTTCAGTGTTGCCAGCGTAACCGGGGCCGGGCCCGCGCCTCAGTACCAGTGGCAGGTGAACGGGACCGACGTGGCGGGCGCTACGGGCCCGGTGTTCACCAGCACCACCCTGCGCGAGGGGCAGTTGGTAACGCTACGTCTGCGCACCACCAACACCTGCGCCCAGCCCGTGACGGCCGTTTCCAACGCCATTACCGTGCGCATTCAGCCACCCGTGGACGTGGACGCCGGCCCCGACAAGGAGATTCTGGCTGGTACTTCCGTGACGCTGGAGGGCCGCGCCGATGGCCGCTACTCTGTCCGCTGGACACCTTCCCAGACGCTACGTTTCGTGGGCGACTCACTGCAGCCCGCGGCCTCGCCCCTCGTCACTACCACCTACACGCTGTCGGCTGGCAGCGGGGGCTGCGCCGATTCCGACGAGGTGACGGTGGTGGTGCGCCCGCCCATCCGGATTCCGAACGCCTTTACGCCCAACGGCGACGGCCGCGACGATACCTGGCAGATTGAGTTCATCGAGCAGTTCCCCGACAACACCGTGACGATATTCAACCGCTGGGGCAGTAAGATCTTCTCGGCCAACAACTACAGCCGGGCCAACGAGTGGCGCGGCGACATCAACGGCCAGCCCGCCCCGGTAGGCACCTACTACTACGTTGTCGTCACGAGGGGCCCGCTGGGCAGGTCCTATAGTGGGTCGATTACGATTCTGTACTAACTCCGGAAGCCGGCCGCGCCTCTTGCGCGGCCGGCTTCCGGCCATCCATCACCCACCGCACCATCCTCATGACGGGTATGAAACGAGCTTTACCACTGCTGCTGCCGCTGTTGCTGCTGGCCGCTCTGCCGGCCCTGGCCCAGCAGCAGGCCCAGTACAGCCAGTACATGAACAATAACTACATCCTCAACCCCGGCGCTACGGGCGTGGAAGACTACATCGACGTGAAAGCCAGCTACCGCACCCAGTGGGCGGGGCTGGAGGGCGCGCCCAAAACCTACTACCTCAGCGCCAGTTCCTCGCTGGGCAAGTGGCGCACCACCAGCAAACGCACTCTCAATGACCGGCGCCGGCCCTTCCACGCCATCGGCGGGCTGGTCTACAGCGACCAGACCGGCCCCACCAGCCGCCGGGGCGCCTATCTGTCCTACGCCTACAACCTGGTGCTGCGGCCCAACCTGCGGGCGGCCCTGGGCGCGTCGGTGGGCATGCAGCAGTTTGCGGTGGATGGGCAGCAGCTCCGGTTTTTTGACCCCACCACCGTGGCCGCCAGCGACGCTTCCCGGGTCCCTGATGCCTCCGTGGGCCTGTGGGTGTACAGCTCCGATTTTTACGTGGGCGTGTCCGGGGCGCAGCTGCTGGCCAACAAGCTCAACTTCTCCTATGGCCCCACTCTGGCCGAGGGCGCGGGCAACTTCCTGAAGCGCCACTACTTCGCCACGGCCGGGGTGCGCGTGCCCCTTTCCGACGACTGGTCCCTGGTGCCTTCGGTGCTGGTGAAGGCCGTGCAGCCGGCCCCTCTGTCCGTCGACCTCAACGCCAAGCTCAAGTACCAGGACCTGCTGTGGGGCGGGGTGTCGTGGCGAGCGTTTGACTCGTTTGTGGCGTTGGTGGGCCTGAACTACGAACAGTTTACGTTTGGCTACTCCTACGATGCGGGTACCTCGGAGCTGGCCGGCTACAACAGCGGCAGCCACGAGATACTGGTCGGCCTACGCCTCAAGAAAAAGGCCCAGGTGGTCTGCACCAACCGGTTCTGGTAAGGGCTACTTTTGAGGCCATTATGCAGAGGCGCAGCCGAAGCATCTCGCATACTGACGTTGTGGAAAGTAACCGTCATGCAGAGGCGCAGCCGAAGCATCTCGCGTGCTGACGTTGTGGAAAGTAATCCAGACATCAGCACGCGAGATGCTTCGGCTGCGCCTCTGCATGACGTTCAGGGGTGTTTGGTTGGTTTTCAACAAATGCCCTCCGGCTAAACAACCTCAGCAACGACGAGACTCCAGCTACTGCGCCTCTACCTTGTGCACTAAGGGGCTGGGGGAGCCGGCCAACCGGCCGATTTGGGTACTTTCGCGGCTCTCCCACTCTCTCGCCCGCTCTCATGTCCCGTACTCTTCCCACCATTGTGGGGGCGCAGTTTTGCTGCACCTCGCTGTGGTTTGCCGGCAATGCCGTGGCGCCCGAGCTGGCGGCGCGGTTTCAGCTGCCGGCCGGCTTTGTGGCCTCGCTCACCAGTGCCGTGCAGCTGGGCTTTATCAGCGGCACGCTGCTGTTTGCGCTGCTGGCCCTGGCCGACCGGTTTTCGCCCTCGCGGGTGTTTTTTGTGAGTGCGCTGGCGGCGGCCACGGCCAACCTGGGAGTGCACCTGAGCGGCCTCGGGGCCGAAGGGCTGCTGGCCTGCCGCTTCCTGACGGGCTTTTTCCTGGCTGGCATCTACCCGGTGGGCATGAAAATAGCCGCCGACTACTACCAGGAAGGGCTGGGCCGCTCGTTGGGCTGGCTGGTGGGGGCGCTGGTGCTGGGCACGGCGTTTCCGCATTTGCTGCGCAGCGTTACGGGGCACTTGCCGTGGTACTACGTCACGGGCGCTACCTCGGCGCTGGCGGTGCTGGGCGGGGTGGCGCTGCTGCTGCTGGTGCCCGATGGCCCTTTCCGCCGCCCCGGGCAGCGGCCCCAACTCACGGTGTTTCTGGCGGGGTTCCGGCAGCCGCAGTTTCGGGCGGCGGCGCTGGGCTACTTCGGGCACATGTGGGAGCTGTACGCGTTCTGGGCGTTTGTGCCGGTGGTGCTGGCGGCGTTTCAGGCGCGGCACCCGGCGGCGGCGCTGCCGGTGCCGCTGCTCTCGTTCGGCATTATTGGCGGGGGCAGCCTGGCCTGCGTGGGCGCGGGGCTGCTGGCCCGGCGGCTGGGCCCGGCGCGGGTAGCCACCACGGCGCTGGCGCTGTCGGGGGCGTGCTGTGTGGCTTCGGGGCTGGTGCTGGGCGGCGGCTCGGTGGTGGGACTGGTGGCGTTTCTGGCATTCTGGGGGCTGGTGGTGGTGGCCGACTCGCCCATGTTTTCCACCCTGGTGGCCCGGCACGCCCCCGCCGAATCGCGCGGCGCGGCCCTAACCATCGTCAACTGCCTGGGGTTTGCCCTCACCATCGGGAGCGTGCAGCTCACCGGCTGGCTGGCCCCGCGCCTGCCGCCTCAGCTGCTGCTGCTGCCCCTGGCCATCGGCCCGGCGCTGGGGCTGTGGGCGTTGTGGCGGGGAAGTAGGGTGGCAGGCTAGGGAGTTTCGCTTATATTGCCTACCTACGGTAGATATAGAAGAAAACCCCCACTCGCGGGATAAGCAGATATATACAGAATAAAACCACTGTTGCCGATTACAGCAATAGTAATACTTCGCATCATACTAAATCTAAAACCTCATGAGCGTATCAAATTGGTTTGAAACTTTTAATAACAATATTCAAATCTCAAACCCAACTGTCGAGACTATAGCTTATAGGTATAAGCGCATGACGAGACAATTGAACAGAGACTTTTGGATTACAGAATCTGAAACTGCACATAGCCTTTATGTGGGTTCTTATGGACGAGATACAGATATCCATGTTAGTGATATAGATATGTTATTCCAACTACCTTATTCGGTTTACGAAAGATACAATGCCTATACTAACAATGGACAATCTGCATTATTACAAGCAGTTAAAAATTCAATAGAAAAGACCTACAAGTCATATATGAAAGCTGATGGACAAGTAATTGTCATAAGTTTTGATGACGGAATAGTATTCGAACTGGTGCCAACATTTATTAATAAAGATGACTCTTATACATTTGCTGACTCAAACAACGGGGGAAGTTGGAGAATAACAAATCCTAAACCCGAAATAACTGAAATTAGAAAAAAGAATGATGAATGGAATAAAAATTTAAAAAGACTTGCAAGAATGGCTAAATCATGGAAGGATAAGTGGAGTGTGCCGATGGGTGGTCTTTTAATCGACACAATGGCTTATAATTTTTTGAGCACTTGGCCTTATAGAGATAAATCATATATGTACTATGATTGGATGAGCAGAGATTTTTTCAAGTACCTTTCTGGGTTAAATGACCAACAAGATTATTGGCTGAGTCCAGGAGCGAGACAGTATGTTTGGCGAAAAGGAAATTTCACAAGCAAGGCTAAACAATGCTATAATCTTGCATTAGAAGCCATTGAAAAAGAAACAACATATCCAACAACATCTAAAAGCAAGTGGAAAGAAATATATGGAACAAAATTCCCCTCATAACGAACTTGAAATACTAGAATCTCAACTTCGTGAAAACTACGGAAAGATTGTCTACTCCCACAAAACACAAGAGAAATGTGCAGATATTCTAACCAGCAGAAATAACAAAATAAAAAATTCTCAAATTATACTATCTGCATTAGTCACGACAGGTTTATTAGTTAGGGTATTCAAAGGACATGACTGGGCGTTGATTGTTAGCACAATACTATCCGCATTACAATTTGGCCTAACAAGTTTCCTCAAAGAATACAACTTGGGTGAAACGATTCAAAAACACGCCACAGCTGCACTAGAGTTATTAGACATTAGAGAAAAATATCTATCCTTGTTAACTGATGTAAAAGCCAAAATTATTACACCAGCTGAAATAGTTGTCAAACGAGAAGAGCTACAAGACAGTCTTTCAAAAACTTATAAAGGCTCACCAAGAACATTTAGCAATGCTTATTCTTCAGCCCAGAAAGCATTACAAAAAAATGAAGAATTAACCTTTAGTGACAAAGAAATTGACAATTTTCTTCCAAAACCTTTACGCAAGACGTAAGCACAAACGCATAATTAATACTTTGTAATAGTGTCACTTACAAGCAAAGACTAGGTATTAGAATCATATTTTGTTTTTTTTGCACGAGGTTTGGGCTGACGGAATTTTATTAATCACCATCACAAACCTCTCACCTGCTGCCAGTAGTAGATTGACCCACCCACACAAAGACGCCCCGCAACCTCACGGTTACGGGGCGTTTTGCGTTACGGAAAGCGGCAGCGGTTACAGCAGCTTGTCAATCGTAATTGGCAGGTCGCGGACGCGCTTGCCGGTGGCGTGGTGGATGGCGTTGGCCACGGCGGCGGCTACCCCCAGCATGCCTACTTCCCCAATGCCTTTGGCGCCCAGCGGGTTCACCACATCGTCTTCCTCATCCACGAAGATGACGTCGATGTCGTGAATGTCGGCGTTGACGGGCACGTGGTACTCGGCAAAGTTGTGGTTCATGTAGCGCCCGAACTTGTGGTCCATCACGGTTTCCTCCATCAGAGCCGCCCCAATGCCCCACACGACCGAGCCCAACACCTGCGAGCGGGCCGTTTTGAGGTTGATGATGCGGCCGGCGGCAATGGCATTCACCACCCGCGTCACGTGCACCGTGCCCAGGTCCTCGTCTACCTTCACTTCCACAAACACGGCGTTGTGGGCGTGCAGCGAGTACTGCTTCTGCTTGAGCATGTTGGGCATCGTAGAGCCATCGGCTTCCACTTTGGCCTCACCGCTGGCCTGCAGCACGTCGCGGATTACCACCGACTGGTTGTGGTCGGCGCGGAGGCGAATCTGGCCGTTGAGAAATTCCACATCCTCGAACTTGGCATCCTTGAGCGGGGAGTCGTCCTGCTTCTGGGCCAGCTTCAGGATTTTACCGGCCAGGTCCTGGCACACGCTCTGGATGGCCGTGCCCACGGAGGCCGCCGTCCAGGAGCCGCCTTGCAGCGGCGCTTCGGGCTGGTCGGTGTCGCCGAGCTTGAACGATACGGCCTCCAGGGGCAGGCCCAGGGTTTCGGCCGCAATCTGCGTCATGATGGTGTAGGTGCCGGCGCCGTTTTCGCCGGCGCCGCTCAGCACCGTCAACTTGCCATCGGCCGTGATAGAGGCTTTGGCGGCCGATTTCTGCTGGGTGGCATCCCAGACACCGCCGGCCATGCCCCAGCCCACCAGCATCTTGCCGTCGCGCATGGAGCGCGGCTCCTGGCTGCGCTGGTCCCAGCCGAACTTGGCGGCAGCCTGGTGGTAGCATTCGCGCAGCTTCTTGCTGGAGAAGGGCTTATCTACGTTCTGGTCGCGGTCAGCGTAGTTGCGGAGGCGGAACTCCAGCGGGTCGAGGCCGGCGGCGTAGGCCATTTCGTCCATGGCCACTTCCAGCGCAATGCTGCCCGAGGCGGCGCCGGGGGCGCGCATATCGAGAGGCGTAAACACGTCGAGCTTGGCAATCTGGTAGCCCAGCTTCACGTTTTCGCACTGGTAGAGCATGCCGCTCCAGTTCACCACATTCTCGGTGTAGTCCTCGAAGTGGGAGGTTTCGTGGAGGGCATGGTGCTGCAGGGCGGCCAGCGTGCCATCGGGGTTGGTGGCCAGCTTCACAGTCTGGAGCACGTGGGGCCGGTGGCCGAAGCTGAACATCTGCTGGCGCGTGAGCGTGAGGCGCACCGAGCGGCGCAGCTCCAGCGAGGCCAGCACGGCTAGGTACACCGAGTACTGCGGCCGCAGGCCCGCGCCGAAGCCGCCGCCCATGTATTCGTTCACCACGCGCACGTCGTCCTTCTTCAGGCCGAACACGCCTACCAGGTAGTTTTTCACGTTGAAAACGCCCTGGGTTTTGTCGTAGGCCGTAATCTGGCCTTCGCCGCGCCACTCCACCGTGGTGCTGAACAGCTCCATGGGGTTGTGGTGCTGGGTGCCGTGCACGTACTCGGCCTCCATGCGGTGCTCGGCGGCACCCCAGGCTTTGTCGGGGTTGCCGCGGGGCGGTGGCGGTGGCTGGAAGCCGGTTTTGCCGCTGCCCGGCTCGTAGCCTTTGGCGCGCTGGGTTTCGAGGTTGGTTTCGTGCTTTTCTTCGTCGTACTCGATGCGCAGCACCGAGGCCGCGTAGCGGGCCAGCTCAAAGGAGTCGGCCACCACGAGGGCCACCGGCTGCTGGCTGAACTGAATTTCGGGGTCTTGCAGAGCCCGAAACGGCGAGCCGCCGGGTGCTACCAGATCCTTGTGCTTCTTGTCGAGCCAGGCCACGGAGGGCACGTTCTCGTGCGAAAACACCTGGATAACGCCGGGCAGCGCCAGCACCTCGTCGGCGTGGATCTTCGTGATTTTGCCCTTGGCAATGGGGCTGCTCACCACGTAGGCATACGCCATGTTGGGCAGGTGGTACTCGGCGGCGTAGGTGGCCGTTCCCGTCACCTTGGCCGGCCCGTCGACGCGGCTGGTGGCGGTGCCGATATAGTTAGTGGTGCTCATGCGGGTTAGGGATTGGAGTTCTGAAATACGTCGGAAGCCTTCTGCGAGCCGTCGGCGGCCTGCTTGAGAGCCCGCACGATGGCGCGCTGGGCCAGCGCAATCTTGAAGTCGTTGGAGCCCTGGCCTTTGGCGTCGGCCACAACTTGGGCGGCCACGCGGCGGAAGGTATCCTCGGTGGCGGGCTGGCCTTTCAGCATGGCTTCGGCCTTCTGGTCGCGCCAGGGCTTGTGGGCTACGCCGCCCAGCGCCAGGCGGGCATCCTTGATGGTGCCACCTTCCAGCTCCAGCCCTACCGCCACCGAAATCAGGGCGAAGGCGTAGCTGTTCCGGTCGCGCAGCTTCAGGTAGCTGAAGTTCTTCTCAAAGCCTTTCTCCGGCAGGTCGAGGCTGATAATCAGCTCGCCGGAAGCCAAGGTGTTGTCTTTCTCGGGCTGATTTTCGGGCAGGCGGTGGAAGTCGTCGAAAGCAATGCTCCGCTCGCCGTTGGGTCCGCTCACGCGTACCGTAGGAGCCAGCGCCGCCAGGGCCACACACATATCCGACGGGTGGGTGGCAATGCAATGCTCACTGGCCCCAAAAATGGCATGAATCCGGTTGAAGCCCCCGATGGCCGAGCAGCCGGTGCCCGGCTCGCGCTTGTTGCAGGGCGTGGCCAAGTCGTAGAAATACAGGCAGCGGGTGCGCTGCATGAGGTTGCCGCCGTTGGTGGCCGCATTGCGCAGCTGGGGCGAGGCGCCGGCCAGGATGGCTTGGTTGAGCAGCGGGTAGCGGCTTTTCACGTCCTCGTTCCAGGCCGTGTCGGCGTTGGTAGCCATGGCGCCCAGGCGCAGGCCGCCGTCGGGCAGGCTTTCGATGGCAGCCAGCGGCAGCTTGGCCACGTTCACGAGGTGGGTGGGGCGCTCCACGTTTTCCTTCATCAGGTCGATGAGGTTGGTGCCGCCCCCGATGTAGGCCGAGCCCTGGTGGCTGGCCTGGTCCCGCACGGCATCCTCAACGGCCGTCGCGCGGTGGTAGGTAAATGAGTTCATGGTGTAGGGTGATGAGGTGATGAAGTGACTTGTGATGAGGTAGTACAGGAGAAGCAGTTGCTGTTCGCCGGGAGCAAACAGGGCCTTACTTCATTCCCAGTTACTTCCTCACCTCATTACTGCCTTTATCCACCACTTCCTTCACGGCATTCAGGATGCCTACGTAAGCGCCGCAGCGGCAGAGATTGCCGCTCATGTGCTCCCGGATTTCGTCTTCGGTGTGGGCTTTGCCTTCGTTAATGAGGCCCTGGGCCGAGCAGATCTGGCCGGGCGTGCAGTAGCCGCACTGGAAGGCGTCGTGGTCGACGAAAGCTTGCTGCAGCGGGTGCATGGCCTCCGGGGTGCCCAGGCCCTCGATGGTGGTGATGTCGTCGTCGTCGTGCATCACGGCCAGGGTCAGGCAGCTATTCACGCGCTTGCCGTTTACCAGCACCGTGCAGGCGCCGCACTGGCCATGGTCGCAGCCCTTTTTGGTGCCCGTGAGGCCGGCGTACTCGCGCAGGGCGTCGAGCAGGGTGGTCCAGGGCGCAATCTGGAGGGTGTGCTGCTGCCCGTTGATAGTAAGATGCACCGGGCTGGTGGGCGGCGGCGCAGCTACCCCACCGGCGCTGGCGGCTGAGGGAATCGGTTGCTGGATCATAGAAAGAGCATTGTGGTGTTGGAGTGGAAACGCGGGCAAGCCCAGCCTGACCGAATTAGCAAGGCAGACTTATTGGGTTACGCGAGCTTCCGCACCAGCGTTATGCTTTCGGCCGTATTTCTCCTGTACAAAATCCTATCCTTTTCCTCAGCCCGCACCTACCACTTGGTTTTTCAGCGGATTAACTCCATATCAAGACTTAATCTAAACAAACCCGCTCCTCGGAATGCCAGCAGCAAGGTCAGGATCTATCTTTCCTTATATTTTACAAAACACAACGCTCGGGGCCGGCTTCCGATTCTGCATCTAGCTCCCCGTTAACTCCCCCCGCCCCCGCTCGGCCCGGATGCGGCTCAGAGACTCGGGCGTGATGCCCAGATAAGCCGCAATATGCCGCTGCGGCAGACGCCGGGCCAGCGTGGGCATTACCATTGCAACGAAGCGGTTGAGATGCTTCGGCAAGCGGACGCCAGATGAAGCATGACGTTCTGTATGTGGCAACTAACTTTCCGACAACTCCAACATCAGCAACGATGAGACGCAACATATTGCGTCTCTACAGCCCGTACGTAACCTGCAGGTAGTACAGCCCGCCTACGCTGGGGCCGCCGAGGTAGCTTGCGTAGTAATGGTTGAGCACGTTGCTGGCGCCTAGTTTGAAGCGCAGGTTGGGCTCGGACAGGCGGTAGCTGAGCTGGGCGTCGAGGGTGCCGTAGGCGGGCACGTAGCCGGTTACCAGGAAGGTTTGGGAGTAGTAGCGCTGCTGCCAGCGGTAGTTGAGGCCGAAACCGAAGTTCTTCACCACGTTTTCGTTGCCCAGGCTCACGTTGGCGGCCCAGCGCGGGGTGTTGAAGCCATCCTCCAGTCCGTCGCCCAACTCAGTGCGGCGCAGGCGGGCGTAGGTGGCGCTGGCCCCGGCCAGATAGCCGCCGGCCACTTCGTAGCGCAGGCCCAGGGAGCCGCCGTAGTTGTACACCCGGCTGCGGGAGTTGGTCCAGAGGCGGTAGCGGGCCTGGCCGGCTCGGGCGCTCAGGGCGGTGGCGACGGCGTTCAGGTCGGAGCCGGCATTCAGCGGCTGGCCGGTGGCATCCAGGGGCACGTAGGCTTCTACCTGAGCAATAAAGTCGCGGTAGGTGTTGGAGTAGAAATCCACGTCGGCCAGCAGCCGCCCGCCCGGCAGCAGGGCCGCTTTGTAGCCCAGCTCGATGGAGTTGATGTGCTCGGGCCGCAGGTAGGTGTAAGGATTTTTCTGCAGCAGGCCCTGGTTCTGGCTGATGGCCTGGCTGCGCGAGAGGCCGCCGGTGTTCACGCCCCGCGTCACGGCCGCGTTGAAGGCATCAATGGAGCTGCGCAGGTAGCTGTTCTCAAACACTCCGTCCGACATCACCCGGAGCCCGCCGATGCGCTTCACCTGCCCGCTGTTCACGTTGGAAAACCCCTCAAACAAGCTCGGAAACCGGTAGCCGCTCTGGTAGCTCACCCGAAAGTTGTGGCGCTGGATGGGCGAATACACGGCCGTGAGGCGCGGGTTGAAGCGGGTGCTGAAATAGTGGTTCTTATCGGCCCGCAGCGTGGCCGTCAGGCGCACTTTCTCCTGCCACAGCCGCGCCCCGGCCTGCACGAAGCCGCCGGTTTTGCCGTAGGTGAGCGTGCTGTAGGGGTCCTCCCCCGCTTCGGGGTTGATGAAGTAGTTGCCGTCGGGTTGGATGAAATAGGTGCGGTGGTCGAGGCCCAGCAGCACGTCGGTCCAGGCGGGCAGGCGTTTGCCGCCACCCCGGCGCAGGGCTTCGCCGAGGTTCAGTTGGCCTTCCAGATGCAGCAAATCGGCCTGCACGCGCAGGGCCGCGCCCTGGTCCCAGTTGTTGATATCGGCCAGTTCGTGCAAGCGCTGCTGGAACTCCGGCGCGCCGGGCTGCAGGCGGCCGGCATCGGCGGCGGCGCGGGCCGTGGCGTGCGCCTGAGCTACCGTCTGCCTGTCGGCCACGGCCTGGTTCCAGGCGGCGGTGTAGTCCTGGTTCCAGCGGGCATCAGGCTTGAAGCTGCGGTCCAGGTTTTCAGCCATGCTGCGCAGGTTGTAGCTGCGGCCGGTGTTTTCCTGGGTGAAATAGGCTCGGGCCTGCACCACGGGGCCGGTGAGCTGCAACGCGTGCTGCTGCAGGTGGTAGTTGTCGAGCCGGAACCGGTTGCTGCGCTGGTACACGTTGTCGAAGTTGGCCCCGCGGTAGGTGTAGGCCAGCTCCGTTTTGTCGGTGAGCTTGTAGTGCAGGGCCGCGTCGTACTTGAGGGTTTGCAGCTGGTAGTCGGTCACGTCCTGCTCCCGGTAACCGGTGCGGGCCACCTGGTAGCTTTTGCCCCCCAGCGTCAGCGTCGAGCGGTTCGACGATTCGTTGCCGTAGCTGCTCACCGGGTCGCGGGCGGGGTTATCGACCCCCAGCAGGCCGGTGGTGGCATTGCCGTTGGGGTTGATGTCGGTCGGGTCGCGGGCAATCCAGTCGTAGCCGCGCAGGTAGGTGCCGTTCACCTTCACCGCCCACTTCGGGCCCAGCACCCGGGCGTAGCGCACACTGGTTTCGGAAAAGGCGTGCGCGCCGGTGGCCGGGTCGTTGAGGTGATTGACGCCCGTCTTCTGCTGCACGCTCAGGCCGGGGCTGCGGAACGGGTTGCGGGTGCTGAAGTTGGCCAGCCCGTTGATGGCGTTGAGCCCGTATAGCGCCGCGGCCGTGCCCGGCACCAGTTCCACGGCCTGAATATCCAGGTCGCTCGGCCCCAGTACGTTCCCGATGGGCCCGCCAATGTGCGGAGCCTGGTTGTCGATGCCGTCCACGAGTTGGGCGAAGCGCACGTTGGTGGTGTTGCTGAAGCCCCGGGCATTCAGCACCCGAAACCCCAGGCTGGGCGTTATCATCTGCACGCCCTTCAGGTGCTCGATGGCATCGAAAAACGAGGCCGCGGGCGTGAGCCGCAGCTGCCGGGCGTTGAGCTTCTCCACCGTTACGGGCGACTGCAGGATGCTTTCCTCCACCTTCGAGGCCGTTACCACCACCTCCCCCAGCCGCGTGGTGTCGGCGGGGGCCTGGGCGTGGGCCAGTATCGGAAGCAGCAACAGAGCGGGCGTAACGTGTTTCATGCGTTATATTTTTTCAAACATAACGAATAACCGGGCGAGAGGTTTTCGCGCAGTGGTTCGGGGTGGCCGTTCACTGCGAGACCCTGCGCAAACCACCTCGAGCCACTGCGTGAGAAACCAACGCTAGAACAGCCGCGCCGCCTCCGCCGCCAGAAACGCCTGAAACCGCGCCTGCAAAGCCTCAAACTCCTGAATGAGCTTCTCCCCTTCTGCCGTTACCACGGTGCCGCCGCCGCGCTTGCCGCCGGTTTGGGTCAGCACCAGCGGCCGGGCGCTCTGGGCATTCAGAGACGACACCAAATCCCAGGCCCGCTTGTACGACATGCCCATTTCCTGCGCCGCCTTTGAGATGGAGCCGTGCTGCTGAATCTGGCACAGCAGCTCCAGCCGCCCGATGCCCATGAACCGGTCGTCCGCGGATTCCACCCACAGGCGGCCGGTGAGGCGGAAGGTCAGGTCGGGGCGCAGCAGGTCTTTCATACGGGCAATTTTACGCAAAAGCCGCCGT is from Hymenobacter yonginensis and encodes:
- a CDS encoding MFS transporter, whose translation is MSRTLPTIVGAQFCCTSLWFAGNAVAPELAARFQLPAGFVASLTSAVQLGFISGTLLFALLALADRFSPSRVFFVSALAAATANLGVHLSGLGAEGLLACRFLTGFFLAGIYPVGMKIAADYYQEGLGRSLGWLVGALVLGTAFPHLLRSVTGHLPWYYVTGATSALAVLGGVALLLLVPDGPFRRPGQRPQLTVFLAGFRQPQFRAAALGYFGHMWELYAFWAFVPVVLAAFQARHPAAALPVPLLSFGIIGGGSLACVGAGLLARRLGPARVATTALALSGACCVASGLVLGGGSVVGLVAFLAFWGLVVVADSPMFSTLVARHAPAESRGAALTIVNCLGFALTIGSVQLTGWLAPRLPPQLLLLPLAIGPALGLWALWRGSRVAG
- a CDS encoding T9SS type B sorting domain-containing protein, whose amino-acid sequence is MTREEIPLNQQTPADLGSMQAAPDGKIYVARNNQPALGFIAYPDSLGAAVGYADDSLQLGGSRLSGLGLVNFNQSSLLRVGPSAEITGCRQISFKSPPIDFDGKTYAWTFGDGTTSTLENPVHTYATPGTYTVTLRITTECFCRESTGRILVPDLPVPGSIAASQTVCAGTAPAALTSTAPATSDGGLPVTYQWETSTDNTTWTNVAGATAATYQPSGTLPAGITYFRRRVQLLLPNASGPYCTPTFTDPVEITVVPALTAGTIAADQTVCAGSPAALLSSSAPATGGTGTVAYQWQSSPDGTTWSNIGGATAETYAPGALAATTLFRRLASSGPCTAVSNAVTITVAPALAAGTIAANQTLCNGAVPAALTSTAAVGGPGPVTYQWESSGDNATWTAIAGATNPEYTPGPLTATTYFRRRVSSGSCGPVYSNVVTLTVAPVLTAGTIAADQTLCPGAAPAPLTSTAEAAGGTGPVAYQWESSPDNATWVAVPGATSATYAPASLAATTYFRRAATAGACGPVYSNVVTLTVLPTLTAGSIAADQTLCNGATPAPLTSSAGAAGGTGTFAYQWEASPDNVTWTAISGATADTYAPGPLTITTYFRRRVTSGSCGPEYTASVLITVAPVLTAGSVGADQTLCPGATPAPLTSGQPATGGLGAVAYQWEVSADNATWTVIPGATSATYAPGPLTATTYFRRQATAGACGPVSSNVVTLTVLPALTAGTIAANQTVCPGAAPAPLSSATNAIGGTGTFTYQWETSPDNATWTAIGGATGPTLSPGPLTATTYFRRRVSSGSCGPEFSNVVTLNVLPAVTAGTIAADQDICAGTAPSPLSGGSATGGTGSYIYQWEASPDNATWAAIGGATGATYAPGPLTTTTYFRRRVTSGTCATEVSNVVTVRVQPRVTPTVTLAAPPVECPGTPLTFTAVATNAGPTPTYQWFVNNVAVASGPTFTSSTLVTGDLVRVEVTPSAGLCSTGPAVASVTVTRTPTPAPTLTIAVQPGGPVCLGAPLTFSVASVTGAGPAPQYQWQVNGTDVAGATGPVFTSTTLREGQLVTLRLRTTNTCAQPVTAVSNAITVRIQPPVDVDAGPDKEILAGTSVTLEGRADGRYSVRWTPSQTLRFVGDSLQPAASPLVTTTYTLSAGSGGCADSDEVTVVVRPPIRIPNAFTPNGDGRDDTWQIEFIEQFPDNTVTIFNRWGSKIFSANNYSRANEWRGDINGQPAPVGTYYYVVVTRGPLGRSYSGSITILY
- a CDS encoding PorP/SprF family type IX secretion system membrane protein; amino-acid sequence: MKRALPLLLPLLLLAALPALAQQQAQYSQYMNNNYILNPGATGVEDYIDVKASYRTQWAGLEGAPKTYYLSASSSLGKWRTTSKRTLNDRRRPFHAIGGLVYSDQTGPTSRRGAYLSYAYNLVLRPNLRAALGASVGMQQFAVDGQQLRFFDPTTVAASDASRVPDASVGLWVYSSDFYVGVSGAQLLANKLNFSYGPTLAEGAGNFLKRHYFATAGVRVPLSDDWSLVPSVLVKAVQPAPLSVDLNAKLKYQDLLWGGVSWRAFDSFVALVGLNYEQFTFGYSYDAGTSELAGYNSGSHEILVGLRLKKKAQVVCTNRFW